One Armatimonadota bacterium genomic window carries:
- a CDS encoding glycosyltransferase — protein MRIIIANDNAVVSGGATKCALLQAEGLAKLGHEVHFFSGFAEVDPYFASVPGIQFHNCGETKTRMDIPRLIEMSYLQKAYDKLTEIIKLGDPKQTIVHTHLWKTGISPSVVNAALDSGAHLLSSFHDYHVACPQGQFFNKQTNRICTLTPGSVKCLCTHCTDTRTILPKWAEVYRWRVQRGKAGMPGKVRHFGVFSQKSVDAFGQYLPQGAKLHMMHYPIQAVHEPRVDVTKNRAIVFSGRLSIEKDPRIFVEAAKKIGAEVRILGDGPLMQAVKDIGYDKATFLGWLSGDQVLAEMKNARAMAITSIWYEVNPLAPIEALGRGIPVIASDCTSTKYEIVEGETGFAFQAHNVDDLADKMKRLLDDETADRMSRAAYDRFWANPPTMENHVKRLIEIYEEMLAE, from the coding sequence GTGCGGATCATTATCGCCAACGATAACGCGGTGGTCAGCGGAGGCGCAACTAAATGCGCTCTTCTGCAGGCCGAAGGGCTCGCCAAACTCGGGCACGAAGTCCACTTCTTCTCCGGCTTTGCCGAGGTGGACCCCTATTTTGCGAGTGTCCCGGGCATTCAGTTCCATAACTGCGGCGAGACGAAGACGCGGATGGACATTCCGCGACTGATCGAGATGTCGTATCTGCAAAAGGCGTACGACAAGCTGACCGAGATCATCAAGCTTGGCGACCCGAAGCAGACCATCGTTCACACCCACCTATGGAAGACCGGTATCTCGCCGAGTGTCGTCAATGCCGCGCTCGATAGCGGAGCCCACCTCCTATCGTCCTTCCACGATTACCATGTCGCCTGTCCGCAAGGGCAGTTCTTCAACAAGCAGACCAACCGCATTTGCACCCTGACGCCGGGAAGTGTGAAATGCCTTTGCACCCACTGCACGGACACTCGCACGATCCTACCGAAGTGGGCAGAAGTGTATCGTTGGCGAGTGCAGCGAGGCAAAGCGGGCATGCCGGGCAAGGTTCGGCACTTCGGAGTGTTCAGCCAAAAGAGCGTCGACGCCTTCGGCCAATACCTGCCTCAGGGAGCGAAGCTGCACATGATGCACTATCCGATTCAGGCGGTCCATGAGCCTCGCGTCGATGTAACCAAGAATCGAGCCATCGTCTTCTCTGGACGGCTTTCCATCGAGAAGGATCCGAGGATTTTTGTCGAGGCGGCGAAGAAAATCGGCGCCGAGGTGCGGATTCTCGGCGACGGACCATTGATGCAGGCAGTCAAGGACATCGGTTACGACAAGGCCACTTTCCTTGGATGGCTCAGCGGCGACCAGGTTTTGGCCGAAATGAAAAACGCCCGCGCCATGGCGATCACATCGATTTGGTATGAAGTTAATCCACTGGCTCCGATCGAGGCTCTTGGACGGGGGATTCCCGTCATCGCCTCGGACTGTACATCGACGAAGTATGAGATCGTCGAAGGAGAAACTGGCTTCGCCTTTCAAGCTCACAATGTGGATGACCTTGCTGACAAAATGAAGCGGCTTCTGGATGATGAGACGGCGGATCGAATGAGCCGAGCCGCATACGATCGATTCTGGGCCAATCCTCCGACGATGGAGAATCACGTCAAACGTCTGATCGAGATTTACGAAGAGATGCTGGCTGAATAG
- the galE gene encoding UDP-glucose 4-epimerase GalE, translating into MDFKNVLVVGGAGYIGSHTCKELKLSGFNPVVLDNLSEGHDWAVKFGPIEQGDAGDYDFVSGVLKKHAIGSILHFAANAYVGESVANPRKYIKNNVTAMDQLLGACIDSGVKKVIFSSSCATYGVPQYVPLDEKHPQAPISPYGDTKYMGERILHWYSGAYDLSYVALRYFNASGADPDGEIGEVHDPETHLIPIILQAILGKRPHIGVFGTDYETPDGTAIRDYVHVKDLASGHVKALEYLINGGESTKVNLGSGKGYSVQEVIDMAAKVTGREVPVQYQERRAGDPPALYANPELANSLLDWTPKYSDLETILRTAWTWENKRAELGV; encoded by the coding sequence ATGGATTTCAAGAACGTTTTAGTCGTTGGCGGCGCAGGATATATCGGAAGCCACACCTGCAAAGAACTTAAACTCTCGGGATTTAACCCAGTCGTCCTCGACAACCTCTCCGAAGGCCACGATTGGGCCGTCAAGTTCGGCCCCATCGAGCAAGGCGACGCTGGCGACTACGATTTCGTGTCGGGGGTCCTGAAGAAGCACGCGATCGGAAGCATCCTGCACTTTGCGGCCAACGCCTATGTCGGCGAGTCGGTCGCCAATCCCCGAAAGTACATCAAGAACAACGTAACGGCCATGGATCAACTCCTCGGTGCGTGCATCGACAGCGGCGTCAAGAAGGTCATTTTCTCCAGCAGTTGCGCCACCTACGGCGTTCCGCAGTATGTTCCGCTCGACGAAAAGCACCCGCAGGCACCGATCTCCCCCTATGGCGACACGAAGTACATGGGCGAGCGAATCCTTCACTGGTACTCGGGCGCGTACGACCTCTCTTATGTAGCGCTTCGCTACTTTAACGCCAGTGGTGCCGACCCCGATGGAGAAATCGGTGAGGTCCATGATCCTGAGACCCACCTTATCCCGATCATTCTTCAAGCCATCCTCGGCAAACGTCCGCACATCGGCGTCTTTGGCACCGACTACGAAACTCCCGACGGAACCGCTATTCGAGACTATGTTCACGTAAAGGACCTGGCTAGCGGACACGTCAAAGCTCTGGAATATCTCATCAACGGGGGCGAAAGCACGAAGGTCAACCTCGGCTCCGGTAAGGGCTACTCGGTTCAGGAAGTCATCGATATGGCGGCAAAAGTGACGGGCCGCGAGGTCCCCGTCCAGTACCAAGAGCGCCGCGCGGGAGACCCACCTGCGCTGTACGCCAATCCTGAACTCGCCAATTCCCTGCTCGATTGGACGCCGAAGTACAGCGATCTCGAAACGATCCTACGCACCGCGTGGACCTGGGAAAACAAGCGCGCAGAGTTGGGGGTCTAA
- a CDS encoding prephenate dehydrogenase/arogenate dehydrogenase family protein: MLSFYVPDELARRCVPMRIGIVGTGLIGASVGMALKTQGHQVFGLDTNSEHISTALRRNAIDQAADLAEISQLDVVFMCISPSLLVPIAEEAYAQRGELTIFTDCGSTKTEVAAWAKDKPMFVPGHPMAGHEKSGPAYATNWLFRGAKWILTPNAQTDKHAVSVIKELVKEMEATPVCIPPDTHDQQVGILSHLPHVVAALLIESRNSVPKADVSGGSWKDLTRVAGVDPGLWTDILMSNRQELVKVLADFSSNLSGVQEMLEQGDREALNSWLKDIVKWKAKQNES, from the coding sequence ATGCTATCATTTTATGTTCCCGATGAGCTTGCGAGAAGGTGTGTCCCCATGCGAATAGGCATCGTTGGCACCGGTCTCATCGGTGCGTCCGTCGGCATGGCGCTCAAGACGCAAGGCCACCAGGTCTTCGGCCTCGACACCAATTCTGAGCACATCAGCACCGCGCTTCGCCGCAACGCGATCGACCAAGCGGCCGACCTTGCCGAGATTTCTCAGCTCGATGTGGTGTTTATGTGCATTTCCCCCAGCTTGCTCGTGCCGATCGCCGAGGAGGCATACGCGCAACGGGGCGAATTGACGATTTTCACCGATTGCGGTTCGACTAAAACCGAAGTGGCGGCCTGGGCGAAGGATAAGCCGATGTTCGTTCCCGGTCATCCGATGGCGGGCCACGAGAAAAGCGGTCCGGCCTACGCCACCAACTGGCTTTTCCGGGGGGCAAAGTGGATTCTCACGCCCAACGCTCAGACCGACAAGCACGCGGTCTCCGTCATCAAGGAGTTAGTTAAGGAAATGGAGGCGACTCCCGTCTGCATTCCGCCCGATACCCACGACCAGCAGGTCGGCATCCTCAGCCACCTTCCCCATGTGGTTGCGGCGTTGCTCATCGAGTCGCGCAACAGCGTTCCGAAGGCCGACGTCAGCGGCGGATCATGGAAGGACCTCACGAGAGTTGCCGGCGTCGATCCGGGTTTATGGACGGACATTCTGATGTCGAATCGGCAAGAGCTGGTCAAAGTTTTGGCTGACTTTTCGTCGAACCTGAGCGGCGTCCAAGAAATGCTTGAGCAGGGCGACCGAGAGGCTTTGAATTCCTGGCTGAAGGACATTGTGAAGTGGAAGGCGAAGCAGAATGAATCTTAG
- the aroA gene encoding 3-phosphoshikimate 1-carboxyvinyltransferase yields MNLSFSRIAAMQGEFRPPSDKSLTHRSYMFAAFADGPSVVRNPLRGEDCENTRNCMIELGLRHEQLSPTEFRLIPCREWTQPSRPLDCGNSGTTIRLLSGLVASRPLDVTMTGDASLNKRPMKRIAEPLRLMGANFEGDTPPIRIRGGNLKAIDYVSPVASAQVKSCTLLAGLLADGTTSVTEPSLSRDHTERMLAGMGVQVVRDGLKVSVKGGQNASAFEFDVPGDISSAAFFLVAAALLNGSQITATSLGVNPSRTGILDVLRQAGVPFELTNEREELGEPVADVTVGTAPILRPFKIEGDLVPRLIDEIPVLAVLATQCEGTTVIRDAKEMRVKESDRIELVADNLRRMGAKVETFEDGMAISGPTPLKGVTVDSKLDHRIAMSFAIAGCIADGTTEIVGADSIRTSFPNFVEELNRLAIS; encoded by the coding sequence ATGAATCTTAGTTTCTCAAGGATAGCGGCCATGCAGGGCGAGTTTCGTCCGCCGAGCGATAAGTCGCTAACCCACCGATCCTACATGTTTGCCGCCTTCGCCGATGGTCCGAGCGTCGTGCGTAATCCGCTGAGAGGCGAGGACTGCGAAAACACCCGCAATTGCATGATCGAGTTGGGGCTCCGCCATGAACAGTTGAGCCCAACCGAGTTTCGTCTCATCCCGTGCCGCGAGTGGACCCAACCAAGTCGCCCTCTGGATTGCGGCAATAGTGGAACTACCATTCGCCTTCTTTCTGGTCTTGTCGCCTCCCGCCCGCTGGATGTGACGATGACGGGCGACGCCAGCCTGAATAAGCGCCCGATGAAGCGCATCGCAGAGCCGTTGCGACTGATGGGGGCCAACTTTGAGGGCGACACTCCACCGATCCGAATTCGAGGAGGCAACCTCAAGGCAATCGACTATGTCTCGCCGGTTGCCAGTGCGCAGGTGAAGAGTTGCACCCTTCTGGCTGGACTTCTTGCCGATGGAACGACAAGCGTGACCGAACCGAGCCTCAGCCGCGACCACACCGAGCGGATGCTGGCCGGGATGGGGGTTCAAGTGGTCCGAGATGGACTGAAGGTTTCGGTCAAAGGTGGACAAAATGCCTCCGCCTTTGAGTTCGACGTACCTGGTGACATCAGTAGCGCCGCGTTCTTCTTGGTTGCCGCCGCTCTGCTCAACGGCAGTCAGATCACGGCGACGAGCCTCGGCGTGAACCCGTCTCGCACCGGAATTCTCGACGTCCTCCGGCAAGCAGGCGTGCCGTTCGAGTTGACGAACGAAAGGGAAGAGCTTGGCGAGCCGGTCGCCGATGTGACGGTTGGCACCGCCCCAATTCTGCGACCGTTCAAGATCGAAGGCGACCTCGTCCCGAGGCTGATCGACGAGATTCCGGTCCTTGCCGTCCTGGCCACTCAGTGCGAGGGGACCACGGTCATTCGTGATGCAAAAGAGATGCGCGTGAAGGAAAGCGACCGTATCGAATTGGTCGCCGACAATCTGCGGCGAATGGGCGCGAAGGTCGAGACGTTTGAAGATGGAATGGCAATTTCGGGTCCGACTCCGCTCAAAGGTGTGACGGTCGATTCCAAGCTCGACCATCGAATCGCGATGTCATTCGCCATCGCCGGGTGCATCGCCGATGGCACCACCGAGATCGTCGGGGCCGACAGCATTCGCACCAGCTTCCCCAATTTCGTCGAAGAACTCAATAGGTTGGCAATCTCCTAA
- a CDS encoding (d)CMP kinase, which yields MDTSKVVIAIDGPAGAGKSTVSKILSKSLGIRYLDTGAMYRAIAWKALRNGLTTDQGEAAAKLLDETDIDFGIGEPQPVFVDGTDVTAEIRTAEIGEAASAISQHTPVRQRMVERQKKLVAEGGVILEGRDVTTVVAPNATLKVYLTASLEERAKRRLGEFKEKGMDSSFIDVRTQILMRDHRDISREDSPLTVAPDACVVESAEHTPNEVAEIIADLLKKKLSG from the coding sequence ATGGACACGAGCAAAGTCGTCATCGCCATTGACGGACCGGCCGGAGCCGGAAAATCGACCGTCAGCAAAATTCTCTCAAAGTCGCTGGGCATCCGTTACCTGGACACCGGTGCAATGTACCGCGCCATCGCCTGGAAGGCGCTGCGCAATGGCTTGACAACGGACCAGGGTGAAGCCGCGGCCAAACTGCTCGACGAAACCGACATCGACTTTGGCATCGGCGAGCCCCAGCCGGTCTTTGTGGACGGCACCGATGTCACCGCCGAAATCCGTACCGCCGAAATTGGAGAAGCCGCCAGCGCTATCAGCCAGCACACTCCGGTTCGCCAGCGCATGGTCGAACGTCAAAAGAAGCTGGTCGCCGAAGGTGGAGTGATCCTCGAAGGTCGAGATGTCACCACCGTCGTTGCCCCGAATGCGACTCTCAAGGTTTATTTGACCGCGAGCCTCGAAGAGCGCGCGAAACGACGCCTCGGCGAGTTCAAAGAGAAGGGCATGGATAGCTCGTTCATCGATGTCCGCACCCAGATTCTCATGCGCGACCACCGCGACATCAGTCGGGAAGACAGCCCGCTGACCGTCGCGCCCGACGCCTGCGTGGTGGAGTCGGCTGAACATACGCCGAATGAGGTCGCAGAGATCATCGCCGACCTCCTGAAAAAGAAGCTCTCCGGGTAA
- the dapA gene encoding 4-hydroxy-tetrahydrodipicolinate synthase, with translation MGSYFAPRDWGTLLTAMITPYNSDGAVNFKEARRIAAFLVDEQKNDGIVVNGTTGESPTTTEAEKLKLIEELLDEVGDRAAIVAGCGTYNTAESVHMTKEATARGVHGIMIVSPYYNKPGQRGLYAHYKACAEATELPVLLYNIIPRSSINLDTLTLLELAKIPNIVAVKEASGNISQISDVCGSAPSGFRIYSGDDGLTVPILSVGGHGVVSVAGHVVGKQIKEMVSAFASNPAKASAIHHQIMPVVKACFCAPNPGPVKYMLTKMGFDCESMRLPLVELDDSEKKTCDAALAIIKSLG, from the coding sequence ATGGGAAGTTATTTTGCACCCCGAGACTGGGGCACTCTGCTCACCGCGATGATCACGCCTTACAATTCCGATGGGGCCGTGAACTTCAAAGAAGCGCGGCGAATCGCCGCCTTTTTGGTGGACGAGCAGAAAAACGATGGGATCGTTGTGAACGGCACGACCGGCGAGAGTCCAACAACCACCGAAGCAGAAAAACTGAAACTCATCGAAGAACTGCTGGACGAGGTCGGCGACCGAGCCGCCATCGTCGCCGGGTGCGGCACCTATAACACCGCCGAGTCGGTCCATATGACCAAAGAGGCGACGGCGCGCGGCGTTCACGGAATCATGATCGTGAGCCCCTATTACAACAAGCCGGGCCAGCGCGGTCTGTATGCGCACTACAAGGCGTGCGCCGAGGCGACCGAGCTTCCGGTGTTGTTGTACAACATCATTCCTCGAAGTTCGATCAACCTCGACACGCTGACCTTGCTGGAGCTTGCCAAGATTCCCAATATCGTGGCGGTGAAGGAGGCGAGCGGCAATATCTCCCAGATTTCCGATGTGTGCGGGAGCGCGCCGTCCGGTTTCCGAATCTATAGCGGCGACGACGGACTCACAGTCCCAATCCTGAGCGTTGGTGGTCATGGAGTGGTCAGCGTGGCGGGCCACGTGGTCGGCAAGCAGATCAAAGAGATGGTTTCGGCTTTCGCCTCGAATCCGGCGAAAGCGTCGGCGATCCATCACCAAATCATGCCAGTCGTCAAAGCCTGCTTCTGCGCCCCCAATCCGGGTCCGGTCAAGTACATGCTGACCAAGATGGGGTTTGACTGTGAGAGCATGCGGCTGCCGCTAGTCGAACTCGACGACAGCGAAAAGAAGACCTGCGATGCCGCACTAGCGATCATCAAATCGCTAGGTTAG
- a CDS encoding translation initiation factor IF-3 translates to MNGRLLRFPELRVIGSDGSQLGVISSRDALNQAREEGMDLILVAAQAAPPVAKIADYGKHKYLEGKQGRDKKPKGQETKGIKISPRIAEHDMEFLSRNARKFLEHGDKVKVTCMFRQRELTHPENGKKRLDAFAAGLEDCAIVERQPQLDGRQMIMILNPKPGARVKDAKNSNVQDGSEEV, encoded by the coding sequence ATCAACGGAAGACTGCTCAGATTTCCAGAGCTCCGAGTAATCGGCTCTGATGGCTCCCAATTAGGTGTCATCTCATCCCGAGATGCCCTTAATCAGGCTCGCGAAGAAGGGATGGACCTGATTCTTGTGGCCGCCCAAGCCGCCCCGCCCGTCGCAAAAATTGCGGACTACGGCAAGCACAAATACTTAGAAGGCAAACAAGGTCGCGACAAAAAGCCCAAAGGACAGGAAACAAAGGGTATAAAGATAAGTCCACGTATCGCAGAGCACGATATGGAGTTTCTGTCGCGTAACGCGCGGAAGTTCCTGGAACACGGAGACAAGGTCAAAGTGACGTGCATGTTCCGGCAACGTGAGTTGACTCACCCCGAAAACGGGAAGAAGCGACTTGACGCGTTTGCCGCCGGACTAGAAGACTGCGCCATCGTGGAACGACAACCGCAATTGGACGGGCGACAGATGATCATGATTCTGAACCCCAAACCAGGAGCAAGGGTTAAAGATGCCAAAAATTCGAACGTACAAGACGGCAGCGAAGAGGTTTAA
- the rpmI gene encoding 50S ribosomal protein L35 — MPKIRTYKTAAKRFKVTGTGKITRRRSHNNHQFLCKRKSTRRALEAEPVLFKGENKRIKRLLVM, encoded by the coding sequence ATGCCAAAAATTCGAACGTACAAGACGGCAGCGAAGAGGTTTAAGGTCACCGGTACCGGCAAGATCACTCGTCGACGCTCCCACAATAACCACCAGTTCCTCTGCAAGCGCAAGAGCACTCGCCGCGCTTTGGAAGCCGAACCGGTACTGTTCAAGGGCGAGAACAAGCGCATTAAGCGCCTTCTCGTGATGTAA
- the rplT gene encoding 50S ribosomal protein L20 — MARIKRGLMRHKRHKKIIGKAKGYFGRKKNVFKRAHEQVMKSGQYAFRDRRAKKRDFRRLWIARITAACSQSDIKYSQLIHGLNSQGIQINRKMLSELAISDINAFKAVVEEARKGL; from the coding sequence ATGGCAAGAATTAAGCGTGGCTTGATGCGCCACAAGCGCCACAAGAAGATCATCGGAAAGGCCAAGGGCTATTTCGGACGTAAGAAGAACGTCTTTAAGCGAGCCCACGAGCAGGTCATGAAGTCGGGGCAGTATGCCTTCCGTGACCGACGAGCCAAGAAGCGAGACTTTCGACGCCTTTGGATCGCCCGTATCACCGCGGCGTGCAGCCAGAGCGACATCAAGTACAGCCAGCTCATCCACGGCCTCAACTCGCAAGGCATCCAAATCAATCGAAAGATGCTCAGCGAACTGGCGATCTCGGATATCAACGCCTTCAAGGCGGTTGTTGAAGAAGCCCGCAAGGGACTCTAA
- a CDS encoding acyl-CoA dehydrogenase, with translation MLFQLSPEETAFIETVKKFVADEVLPNTREWEKNTAFPDEIWPRLGSLGLLSMTMPKEKGGSGLSCSAFTQVCKEIAKGDPALAMNVSAINALCIAHFDRFATQGQCDKYLAGVMSGQIKLAWGLTEPDAGSDARRVKTKAEPSDKEGFYKINGRKMFITNGGKADLIVLIARTSDTELSAFFVETNQPGFKLEKRIHTVGVSASNTVQFALNDAIGWHTPCTFEQAIGLLYRGRLAIGAMALGIAEKAFELTVEYSKQREQFNRRLADMQSVQNMIADSAMEIEAATLLLQKGAAVFDAGQPAIKESSYAKLYASETANRVTNRAIQIHGGRGMTHEFLVEKLWRDAKLTEIGEGCSEIQRLVIAKQVLK, from the coding sequence ATGCTTTTCCAGCTCAGCCCCGAAGAAACCGCATTCATCGAGACCGTCAAGAAGTTCGTTGCCGATGAGGTTCTCCCCAACACTCGCGAGTGGGAGAAAAACACCGCATTCCCGGACGAAATCTGGCCGCGATTGGGTTCGCTTGGGCTCCTGAGTATGACGATGCCGAAAGAAAAGGGTGGCTCGGGCCTCAGTTGCTCGGCCTTCACGCAGGTCTGCAAAGAGATCGCCAAGGGCGATCCCGCTCTGGCGATGAACGTTTCTGCCATCAACGCGCTGTGCATCGCCCACTTTGACCGTTTCGCCACGCAAGGGCAGTGCGATAAGTACCTCGCGGGTGTAATGTCCGGCCAAATCAAGTTGGCTTGGGGTCTGACCGAGCCCGACGCAGGCTCCGACGCTCGCCGCGTCAAAACCAAGGCTGAGCCCTCCGACAAAGAAGGCTTTTACAAGATCAATGGTCGCAAAATGTTCATTACGAACGGCGGCAAAGCCGACCTGATCGTCCTCATCGCCCGCACATCGGATACCGAGCTTTCGGCCTTCTTCGTCGAAACGAATCAGCCTGGATTCAAACTCGAAAAGCGAATCCACACCGTTGGCGTTTCGGCGTCGAACACGGTTCAGTTTGCCCTCAACGACGCCATCGGATGGCACACACCTTGTACCTTCGAACAGGCTATCGGTCTGCTGTACCGTGGACGCCTTGCCATCGGCGCGATGGCGCTCGGTATTGCCGAAAAGGCATTCGAACTGACCGTCGAGTACAGCAAGCAGAGAGAGCAGTTCAACCGCCGCCTTGCCGACATGCAGTCCGTGCAGAACATGATCGCCGACAGCGCGATGGAAATCGAAGCCGCCACGCTTTTGCTTCAGAAAGGTGCCGCTGTATTCGATGCAGGACAGCCTGCGATCAAGGAGAGTTCTTACGCCAAACTCTATGCCAGCGAGACGGCTAATCGGGTCACCAACCGTGCGATTCAGATTCACGGCGGACGAGGCATGACCCACGAATTCTTGGTCGAAAAGCTTTGGCGCGATGCAAAACTGACGGAGATCGGCGAAGGATGCTCAGAAATTCAAAGATTAGTCATCGCCAAGCAGGTTCTGAAGTAA
- a CDS encoding HD domain-containing protein, translating to MPPQTKPLARHEGFSERSLEVALAITLTIILMTGANLATGTIAWVGLSGIFCFVCFMQGRLLTRSFVVQIPFLIVCAVKQPWLGVAYFAVYSIFTVIAAHVNVRRLAVILASELIAYSVVALLLPRVTPDLWLLAGFAYLSVRTAFSMLIAARTGLPLDTGAISGTWAFVSTLVFVSTATAVFYFEKTEVTQILWLTLSLVSIFWTFTLYLYQRAQDEYGKGVVALSNLLNYSHVYTGSHSRRVAYLARETGRRLRIPEWKLDYLVHAALLHDIGKIAISEKILEKPGRLTDDEFAQIKRHPATGEKIVSNLTDLKVIGEWIRHHHERYDGTGYPDRLDHKKIPIESHVISVIDAYDAMTGHSADGHRRLYRDPVSSEEALGELKRCSGTQFDPRIVKHFTRVIRERKEKLR from the coding sequence TTGCCTCCACAAACGAAGCCGCTTGCGCGCCACGAGGGGTTCTCCGAGAGAAGCCTCGAAGTCGCGTTGGCGATTACCCTGACGATCATCCTCATGACCGGGGCGAATCTCGCTACCGGAACGATTGCTTGGGTCGGCCTATCCGGCATTTTCTGCTTCGTTTGCTTCATGCAAGGGCGACTCCTGACACGGTCGTTTGTAGTTCAAATTCCGTTCCTGATCGTCTGCGCCGTTAAGCAGCCGTGGTTAGGCGTGGCTTACTTCGCCGTTTACAGCATCTTCACGGTCATTGCGGCGCATGTGAACGTCCGGCGTCTAGCCGTGATTCTCGCTTCGGAGCTTATCGCCTATTCGGTCGTGGCCCTGCTGTTGCCGCGTGTCACGCCCGACCTGTGGCTCCTTGCAGGTTTCGCCTACTTGTCGGTTCGCACCGCCTTCTCGATGCTTATTGCCGCCCGCACCGGCCTCCCGCTCGACACGGGCGCGATCTCGGGAACGTGGGCGTTCGTTTCGACCCTGGTGTTCGTCTCCACTGCAACTGCCGTTTTCTACTTCGAAAAGACTGAAGTGACCCAGATCCTGTGGCTGACCTTAAGCCTGGTTTCGATCTTCTGGACCTTTACGCTCTACCTGTACCAGCGCGCCCAGGACGAGTATGGCAAAGGCGTGGTCGCCCTCAGCAACCTCCTGAACTACTCGCATGTCTACACGGGCAGCCACTCGCGCAGAGTCGCCTACCTGGCCCGCGAAACTGGTCGTCGGCTCCGTATTCCCGAGTGGAAGCTCGACTATCTCGTTCATGCGGCGCTCTTGCACGACATCGGCAAGATCGCCATTAGCGAAAAAATTCTTGAGAAACCAGGGCGGCTGACGGACGACGAATTTGCCCAAATCAAGCGGCACCCAGCCACGGGGGAGAAAATAGTTTCAAACCTCACCGACCTAAAAGTCATCGGTGAATGGATTCGGCACCATCACGAGCGTTACGATGGAACCGGATACCCGGATCGCTTGGATCACAAGAAGATTCCTATCGAGAGCCACGTCATTAGCGTGATCGACGCGTACGACGCGATGACGGGCCATAGCGCCGACGGCCATCGCCGCCTCTATCGCGATCCAGTTAGCTCAGAAGAAGCCCTGGGCGAGTTGAAGCGCTGTAGCGGAACTCAGTTCGATCCTCGAATTGTGAAGCACTTTACGCGCGTGATCCGCGAGCGGAAGGAGAAATTGCGATGA
- a CDS encoding HD domain-containing protein yields the protein MIALSISLGFCLLCVLFAIFHLPTVRRSRMDQIGRAIASAVECRSPFLEGMFDEIGDLSEQLSLQMGLDRQTARNAKVAALLCDIGLCSVPSAILQKTEEWTPEEQALFDRHTEIGASIVRQSAILRKYSTVVQHHHTKFEVEPRTPITSRIIGVAADYVRYKRVYGDSRALTVIDRQSGIQYDPKVVNSLKELVSLQ from the coding sequence ATGATCGCCCTCAGCATCAGTCTCGGCTTCTGCCTGCTGTGCGTCCTGTTTGCCATTTTCCATCTGCCGACCGTCCGCCGGTCAAGAATGGACCAGATCGGACGGGCCATCGCTTCCGCCGTCGAGTGTCGAAGTCCATTCCTCGAGGGCATGTTCGACGAGATCGGCGATCTGTCCGAACAGCTATCGCTCCAGATGGGCCTCGACCGGCAAACGGCCAGAAACGCCAAAGTCGCGGCCCTGCTCTGCGATATTGGCCTCTGCAGTGTTCCCAGCGCAATTCTTCAGAAAACCGAGGAGTGGACTCCAGAAGAACAGGCGCTTTTTGACCGCCACACAGAAATTGGCGCCTCGATCGTGCGACAATCTGCCATCCTTCGGAAATACTCAACGGTTGTGCAGCACCACCACACAAAGTTCGAGGTCGAACCCCGAACGCCGATCACGTCCCGTATCATCGGGGTAGCCGCCGACTACGTGCGCTATAAGCGGGTGTACGGCGACAGCCGCGCGCTGACTGTGATCGACCGGCAGTCGGGAATTCAGTACGACCCCAAAGTGGTGAACTCGCTTAAGGAGCTCGTTTCCCTTCAGTGA